The DNA window ttttcttaaaaagggTCACCATAACATGTGCCTCTGGTTCACTCCGCCCCTCCTCCGCTGAGCGTCCTTACAACTACGTTAAATTATGCATACGGCTCAATCACACATGCTCGCGTAGGTGTCGGAGGTGAACTACTAAACGTGGAGGTTTTCCCCTGTTGCCTCCCCCGCGTAAATTCGCCCCTCGGCAATTTTAATCGCTTCACCACACCAGCCGTTTCGGTTaccccccctcttttttatcCACTGAGGGGATGACTTACCATTGCCTGGATCCCTGGCCGTACTTCTTCGGGTGAACGTTCTGAATGCAACCCATGGTgatatctttttaaaaaaaggggaaggaaaaaaagggaaaagaaaaaatgctcagGATTAATTTAACCTTTTAAAACTTCctaaaagaggaaaaaattatgcccTTGGATTATTAGCAGGTGAGGGAATATACCTTCGTCAACGAAATTGTTtcaaatgtatttttttatttcttgtgatggaaaaaagcaaagttTCATttgactttatttttttttttttttttttttctttttaattaaattgcaaattttgttataCTTGCAATTTTCGTTAACGCCTTTGAGCATATAACGCTACTCCTACACTTGGGGGGGTGGGGGTTGGGTACccatatgtaaataatttattcatatatgcACGCTGGTTGGCCCAATTACGACGCTTTCACgtgcgcgaaaaaaatgaagttatTTTGGGTTAGGTGACATCCCATGCTGGCaagctttttttaaaaaacccGCGGTTGGGGTTGCGTGTCGATTTGGTTTAGTTCCTCAGCGGGCCGAAGAGATCACATCATCACAAATTTTCGTGTATGCAGCAAtgtgagggaaaaaaaaaaaaaaaaaaaaaaaacgggccAGGCCACATCATTTTCTCTGAGCATGCCTCcccataaatataaaaatctGCAATTGAGCATTCCCATGATGTTTGCcctaaatgggaaaaatgaaaagtacGGAAAAAACACCTGTTAAACGGTTAGCAAGTTTGTAGCagccttttccatttttttacctttttttgccatttcacGATGTTGCAtgtttgtacatatatatacattgtatacatttatgtatgaacaaatgtatATGCCCCCTTCCTGGGGTGCGTCATTTTGGCCCCAACGCCGCGAGCGAGGTGCAATACCAAAGGGGCGAAGGGGAACTCCGTAAAATCGAACAAAGGTGAGTGTCACCTGTTCGCGCGTCAAAAAGGGTAAACGCagcgaaacaaaaaaaggaaaaaaacacaaagcaaaacaaagcgaaacaaagcaaaacaaagcgaaacaaagcaaaacaaagcaaCATTTCGAACGAAACAGTTAATTTAGCCCACCTTCGGTGACTttaatttgagaaaaaaaaattgatcgAGGGAGAGAGTCAAGGGGTTTCCCCAACCACCGcgtcgtatttttttttttttcttacacaaaatggaatatgCTTCAAGCAAATTGCACAATTTTAACTGCATTTTACCCCCAATTTTGTGCGAAACGTTTTAAATTGTcaatatatgcacaaatcTGTTTATGAAATGGGCGAAGGGGGGAGACCATTCTGACTTGGCTCACTGTCTGGTCGTCTTTGTTCCGGCTCGAATGTGAAGTTTTCCCAAACGAACATTGGCTGCggaggtgggaaaaaaaaaaaaataaaaataaataaaaatatccccGACCTCTACATCCTGGGAGTATCTCCCCATTTACATCAGAATAGTGTACCCCCCcagaaaaacacacaaaaaaaaacagtttggCAATTTTGCAGGAAaagcttttccttttttttgagcggTTTACGTCAAGCGTCCCAACGTTATCGGCGAAATGACCTGCGCAGTtgtttgaagaaaaaaaaaacaaaattaacgcAGACGGTGATTTTCAAATTCAACGTCAAACAGTTGCACCACTTCCACTCCTTATAGtgtgaaataattttacagaaaaaaCGCCTCTCAATTGTGATATGCTTAATGTGCGTACCTGGCTGATTGGTGTGGCTGTCATATTTACAAATTAAAACCCCCCTGTTACCGCAGCAGGCACTGGAGCACCCGATGTGCTGTGAGGTGGAAAGGTTTGCGTGCAGAGGTCACTTATCTCGCCACGTTGCACGCGCGGGGGTGAGTTCTTTGCGGTTTTGCGACACGCGAATGTGTGGATATATatagcacatatatatgtgcatatatctGCGTAATGAGTACGTGTAAATGTATGCATAGCCGCTCACACGTCAAGTACCTCGGCGCTGTTCCATACAACCCTGGTGAATTCAAAAACGGTGTCATCCCCCCGGCGGATGGGCCCTGacaaaaaggcaaagcgTGCACACGTGAATGTCCTCTGCGTATGGGGCCcccaaaatgtagaaaaaatggaagcacTAGCAAACTGTGCTTTATCATTTCGATGGACACGTTTATgagatgaattttttttttttttttctctcctatTCGGAAGGGGGGATAATTCGACGTGCATGACACATGCGAGATTACTCTTCCGTTAGGCATTTATCTCTCTCGTCGCTGTTCCATTTTGgtaaactttttaaaatgtgttcaATGGTGAGTACTCTACTACCACAGAATGGAGGAAGGCAACATAAAGGCACTCCATATGTTCCACCCATTTTGGCCAAGGGGGGacttctttttccctcccccatttagttgctccctttttgtgtattaCCTAACTCAAAGTCATAGTTGTTAATGCCTTCATACCATGTATCGACGGCTGTTTCAATTTTGCTGTTGGGcgaaatggtaaaataatttgtattcATTTGGTTCACCATGACAGTGCAATTGGAGATCTCCTTTATCTGTAAAAGGGGAGGGCAGTTCCATGTGCAGATGTaggaccccttttttttgaaagcaAAATGATTTCGAAAAATGCCAAATGTGAATCCGTTTTGCTCAATTCTCCATCCACTATGCAACAGTTGTTGTTTATGCAAAGAGGGAAAGAGGCAAATTAGCGAAATTGTCGAGTAACCAGTTTGGCTTCAGCGCTTGCCGCCTTTTCCAGCTGTGTGCTCCTTAACAgagggtgcaaaaaaaaaaaaacacttccATTATATCATCCGTGTAACAGAAACCGTCAATTTTATTCTCACATGGGGCCTACTCAAGTGCCATTAAAAAGAATGTCGTTTACCAGCGCAACGGATCGGCGTTATGCTTCAACCGCAAATCATTGTGTCTTTCTCGAATGAAGTCATTCTGCGAAATGCAGGCAGAGCGTAGAGAGATGACA is part of the Plasmodium cynomolgi strain B DNA, chromosome 1, whole genome shotgun sequence genome and encodes:
- a CDS encoding hypothetical protein (putative), translating into MVDRRLHCLFALLCFLTLSRISSCKAATGGFCSFNNDFIRERHNDLRLKHNADPLRWSTQLEKAASAEAKLIKEISNCTVMVNQMNTNYFTISPNSKIETAVDTWYEGINNYDFELGPIRRGDDTHIGCSSACCGNRGVLICKYDSHTNQPGHFADNVGTLDPMFVWENFTFEPEQRRPDSEPSQNGLPPSPIS